Proteins from one Phyllobacterium zundukense genomic window:
- a CDS encoding asparaginase — MSNPVLVEVFRGETVESRHRGAVIVTDGDGKIVFSLGDIERPTFPRSAIKAIQALPLVESGAADAYGFGNEELAMACASHSGEPQHVAKAADMLGRAGLDVSALECGSHWPAQQPVLIALAKSGQEPTPLHNNCSGKHAGFLCTCRHLGIETHGYSALGSPEQDMVRDAMESVTGAPHALDRCGTDGCSIPTYAIPLKNLAHGFARMATGVGFEPVRAAAARRLVDAAMAASYYVAGTNRACTVLMEMAPNRIFVKGGAEGVYTGALPELGLGIAIKCDDGSARASEAIIATILARIYRNEDELESKLDRFADREMRNWNGITYGVISPTEALTDADIN, encoded by the coding sequence ATGAGCAATCCGGTTCTGGTTGAAGTTTTTCGCGGCGAAACGGTCGAGAGCCGCCATCGTGGCGCGGTGATCGTGACTGATGGCGATGGCAAAATCGTCTTCTCGCTTGGCGACATCGAGAGACCGACCTTTCCGCGCTCTGCGATCAAGGCAATTCAGGCGCTGCCGCTGGTCGAGAGCGGCGCTGCGGATGCCTATGGCTTCGGCAATGAGGAACTCGCCATGGCCTGTGCATCGCATTCGGGCGAGCCGCAACATGTGGCAAAGGCCGCTGATATGCTCGGCCGCGCCGGGCTCGATGTTTCGGCGCTAGAGTGCGGCTCGCATTGGCCGGCGCAGCAGCCTGTGCTGATTGCGCTGGCGAAAAGTGGCCAGGAGCCGACGCCGCTGCATAATAATTGTTCCGGCAAACATGCGGGGTTCCTGTGCACGTGCCGGCATCTTGGCATCGAAACGCATGGCTATTCCGCCTTGGGCTCGCCCGAACAGGATATGGTGCGCGATGCGATGGAAAGCGTTACCGGCGCGCCGCATGCGCTGGATCGCTGCGGCACTGACGGTTGTTCTATCCCGACCTATGCCATTCCCCTGAAAAACTTGGCGCATGGCTTTGCCCGCATGGCGACGGGAGTCGGATTCGAGCCGGTCCGTGCCGCTGCAGCGCGGCGCCTTGTCGATGCGGCCATGGCAGCATCATACTATGTCGCGGGCACCAATCGCGCCTGTACAGTGTTGATGGAGATGGCTCCAAACCGCATCTTCGTAAAAGGCGGTGCTGAAGGTGTCTACACCGGTGCGTTGCCCGAACTCGGGCTCGGTATCGCTATCAAGTGTGATGACGGGAGCGCGCGGGCATCGGAGGCAATCATCGCTACGATTCTCGCCCGGATTTATCGCAACGAGGACGAGCTGGAGTCGAAGCTCGACCGGTTTGCCGACCGCGAAATGCGCAATTGGAACGGCATTACCTATGGTGTCATCAGCCCGACAGAAGCGCTAACGGACGCCGATATCAATTGA
- a CDS encoding type II toxin-antitoxin system PemK/MazF family toxin, with amino-acid sequence MKRGDVWTVAGGKDYAGKPRPVVIVQNDSFDETNSIVICTLTSIDLQVPFARPMIDPNPDNGLRHQSWVMVDKISSVPKSKIGLFIGRLSDDDLVRLNLAMLVFLGLASSPRTHMGPSR; translated from the coding sequence ATGAAACGCGGTGACGTTTGGACGGTTGCTGGAGGCAAAGACTATGCAGGTAAGCCTCGACCTGTGGTCATTGTTCAGAATGATAGTTTTGACGAGACGAATTCGATCGTTATATGCACTTTGACTAGCATCGACCTTCAGGTGCCATTTGCCCGACCAATGATCGATCCAAACCCTGATAATGGCTTGCGCCATCAATCTTGGGTCATGGTGGATAAAATTTCATCCGTGCCGAAATCCAAAATCGGGTTGTTTATCGGACGATTGAGTGATGACGATCTTGTTCGTCTGAATCTAGCAATGCTGGTGTTTCTCGGCTTGGCGTCATCACCACGAACACATATGGGACCATCGAGATGA
- a CDS encoding antitoxin MazE family protein yields the protein MRSSTQPKKTSQQKVKEHRERLRAQGLRPVQFWLPDVNSKEFKEEAHRESLAIANSPTEADDQAFIDSISDFDDSVDETR from the coding sequence ATGCGTTCATCAACACAACCGAAAAAGACCTCTCAGCAGAAGGTCAAGGAGCATCGTGAGCGCTTGCGGGCACAGGGCCTGCGTCCCGTGCAATTTTGGCTGCCGGATGTAAATTCGAAGGAATTTAAAGAAGAAGCTCACAGGGAGTCACTGGCGATTGCCAACAGTCCGACTGAGGCAGACGATCAGGCATTTATTGATTCAATTTCTGACTTTGATGACAGTGTCGATGAAACGCGGTGA
- a CDS encoding acetyl-CoA acetyltransferase yields MTACIVGWSHLPFGKLEGETVESLIVKAAVGALDHAGIGPEDVDEILLGHFNAGFSPQDFTASLVLQASDAFRFKPATRVENACATGSAAVHQGIKTIRAGSAKVVLVVGVEKMTSTPGPEIGKNLLKASYLPEEGEIPAGFAGVFGQIAAAYFQKYGDQSDALAMIAAKNHKNGVNNPYAQMRKDLGYEFCRQESEKNPFVAGPLKRTDCSLVSDGAAALVLTDTQTALKMKRAVAFRAAAHVQDFLPISKRDILLFEGCSEGWKRALEQAGVTIDDLSFVETHDCFTIAELIEYEAMGLAKPGEGARIALEGQTAMDGRLPVNPSGGLKAKGHPIGASGVSMHVLSSMQLTEEAGGIQVPGAKLAGIFNMGGAAVANYVSVLERIK; encoded by the coding sequence ATGACTGCCTGTATCGTTGGATGGTCGCATCTGCCATTTGGAAAGCTGGAAGGCGAAACTGTCGAAAGCCTGATCGTCAAAGCTGCGGTAGGGGCGCTCGATCACGCCGGCATTGGTCCTGAAGACGTCGACGAGATCCTGCTTGGTCATTTCAATGCTGGTTTCTCTCCGCAGGATTTCACCGCCAGTCTGGTGCTGCAGGCGAGTGATGCCTTTCGCTTCAAGCCCGCGACGCGTGTTGAAAACGCTTGCGCGACCGGCTCGGCAGCCGTGCATCAGGGCATCAAGACCATTCGTGCAGGCAGCGCCAAGGTCGTACTGGTCGTGGGTGTCGAGAAGATGACATCGACGCCCGGTCCGGAAATCGGCAAGAATTTGCTCAAAGCGTCCTATCTGCCGGAAGAGGGCGAGATTCCTGCTGGTTTCGCCGGAGTCTTCGGCCAGATCGCAGCCGCGTATTTCCAGAAATACGGTGATCAATCCGACGCTTTGGCGATGATCGCTGCCAAAAACCACAAGAACGGCGTCAATAATCCCTATGCGCAGATGCGCAAGGATCTCGGCTATGAGTTCTGTCGGCAGGAGAGCGAGAAGAACCCATTCGTTGCGGGCCCATTGAAGCGTACCGATTGTTCGCTCGTCTCTGACGGCGCGGCGGCGCTGGTCCTGACCGATACGCAGACTGCCTTGAAGATGAAGCGTGCTGTGGCGTTTCGTGCAGCGGCCCACGTTCAGGATTTTCTGCCGATCTCCAAGCGCGATATCCTGCTTTTCGAAGGCTGTTCGGAAGGCTGGAAGCGTGCGCTGGAACAGGCCGGCGTGACCATCGACGACCTGTCCTTCGTCGAGACACATGATTGCTTCACCATCGCCGAACTGATCGAGTACGAGGCAATGGGACTGGCAAAGCCCGGCGAGGGCGCCAGGATAGCGCTCGAAGGCCAGACAGCGATGGATGGCCGCCTGCCGGTCAATCCTTCCGGCGGTCTCAAGGCCAAGGGGCATCCGATCGGCGCCAGCGGCGTCTCGATGCATGTGCTGTCATCAATGCAATTGACCGAGGAAGCCGGTGGCATACAGGTGCCGGGCGCCAAGCTCGCGGGAATTTTCAACATGGGCGGCGCAGCGGTCGCCAATTATGTTTCGGTGCTGGAGCGGATAAAATAA
- the betC gene encoding choline-sulfatase: MKPNILILMVDQLNGTLFPDGPAEFIHAPHLKALAKRSARFANTYTASPLCAPARASLMSGQLPSRTRVYDNAAEFVSDIPTYAHHLRRAGYYTGLSGKMHFVGPDQLHGLEERLTTDIYPADFGWTPDYRKPGERIDWWYHNLGSVTGAGVAEITNQMEYDDEVAFHARQKLYQLSRESDDASRRPWCLTVSFTHPHDPYVARRKYWDLYEGSPALDPKVSAIPFEKQDPHSKRLLEACEHHCFDITPEQVRRARQGYLANISYIDDKVGEIIEVLQSTRMLDDTIIVFTSDHGDMLGERGLWFKMNFFEGSVRVPLMIAGKGIAPQLISEPVSTLDINPTLGALAGIDIAEVLPWTDGEDLTPVMRGMARVGPVLMEYAAEGSNAPLVCIREGAYKFVHCEMDAPQLFDLESDPDELTNLATNPAHAKLVADFTAKARDRWDMALFDAAVRESQARRWVVYEALRNGSYYPWDYQPLQKASERYMRNHMDLNVLEENARYPRGE, translated from the coding sequence ATGAAACCGAACATACTTATTCTGATGGTTGACCAGCTGAATGGAACTCTTTTTCCAGACGGCCCGGCGGAGTTCATCCACGCACCACACCTGAAGGCATTGGCGAAGCGTTCGGCCCGCTTCGCCAATACCTACACTGCCTCGCCGCTCTGTGCCCCAGCCCGTGCTTCGCTTATGTCGGGTCAACTGCCGTCGCGCACCCGGGTCTATGACAATGCGGCAGAGTTTGTCTCGGATATCCCGACCTACGCGCATCATCTGCGCCGTGCCGGTTACTATACCGGCCTCTCCGGCAAGATGCATTTCGTCGGCCCGGATCAATTGCATGGCCTTGAAGAGCGCCTGACAACAGATATCTACCCCGCGGATTTCGGCTGGACACCGGACTATCGCAAACCTGGAGAACGCATCGACTGGTGGTATCACAATCTTGGCTCGGTCACCGGCGCGGGCGTTGCCGAGATCACCAACCAGATGGAATATGACGACGAGGTCGCTTTCCACGCACGACAAAAGCTCTACCAGCTATCGCGTGAATCGGATGATGCATCGCGCCGGCCATGGTGCCTGACAGTTTCCTTCACGCATCCGCACGATCCTTATGTGGCGCGGCGCAAATATTGGGACCTTTACGAAGGTTCGCCTGCGCTCGATCCGAAGGTCAGTGCCATTCCGTTTGAAAAACAGGACCCGCATTCAAAGCGGCTACTCGAAGCATGCGAACATCATTGCTTCGACATAACGCCCGAACAGGTTCGGCGGGCGCGGCAGGGCTATCTCGCCAATATTTCCTATATCGACGACAAGGTTGGCGAAATTATCGAAGTCCTGCAGTCCACACGGATGCTGGACGACACGATCATCGTGTTCACGTCAGACCACGGCGACATGCTCGGTGAGCGCGGCCTCTGGTTCAAGATGAACTTTTTCGAGGGCTCGGTACGCGTTCCGCTGATGATCGCGGGCAAAGGTATCGCTCCGCAATTGATCTCGGAGCCGGTGTCGACACTTGATATCAATCCGACGCTCGGCGCGCTTGCAGGTATCGATATCGCTGAAGTCCTGCCGTGGACCGACGGTGAAGATTTGACGCCTGTCATGCGAGGCATGGCGCGCGTCGGTCCCGTCCTGATGGAATATGCGGCGGAAGGCTCGAACGCGCCGCTCGTCTGCATCCGCGAAGGCGCCTACAAGTTCGTGCATTGCGAGATGGACGCGCCGCAACTCTTTGATCTTGAATCGGATCCGGATGAACTGACCAACCTCGCGACCAATCCGGCGCATGCCAAGCTGGTTGCAGATTTCACGGCGAAGGCTCGGGACCGCTGGGATATGGCTCTGTTTGATGCCGCAGTGCGCGAAAGCCAGGCGCGGCGCTGGGTGGTCTATGAAGCGCTGCGCAACGGCTCATACTATCCATGGGATTATCAGCCCCTGCAAAAAGCTTCCGAGCGTTACATGCGCAATCATATGGACCTGAACGTTCTGGAAGAGAACGCCCGCTACCCGCGCGGCGAGTGA
- the betA gene encoding choline dehydrogenase, whose protein sequence is MEADFVIIGSGSAGSAMAYRLSEDGKYSVIVIEFGGTDIGPFIQMPAALSFPMNMSTYDWGFTSEPEPHLGGRRLVTPRGKVLGGSSSINGMVYVRGHAHDFDHWAESGATGWSYADVLPYFKRMEHSHGGEPGWRGTDGPMHIQRGLRDNPLFHAFVDAGQQAGFEVTEDYNGSKQEGFGAMEQTIYNGRRWSAANAYLRPALKRKNVKLVNGFARRVIIESGRAVGVEITRRRRTEVIRARREVIVAASSINSPKLLMLSGIGPAAHLKEHGIEVVADRAGVGQNLQDHMEVYIQQESLKPITLNSKLGLFSKAIIGAEWLFFKTGHGATNHFESAAFVRSKPGVDYPDIQYHFLPAAIRYDGRAAVKGHGFQAHVGPMRSKSRGSVTLRSSDPFEKPKIVFNYMSHPDDWVDFRHAIRLTREIFGQAALDPYRGKEISPGAHVQSDEEIDDFLREHAESAFHPCGTCKMGSANDPMAVVDPQCRVIGIEGLRVADSSIFPRVTNGNLNGPSIMAGEKASDHILGRDPLPRSNQEPWINPRWQVSDR, encoded by the coding sequence ATGGAAGCAGATTTCGTCATCATCGGCTCTGGTTCTGCGGGTTCCGCGATGGCCTACCGCCTGTCGGAGGATGGCAAGTATTCGGTGATTGTCATCGAATTCGGCGGAACCGATATCGGCCCATTCATCCAGATGCCGGCGGCACTGTCCTTTCCGATGAATATGAGCACCTATGACTGGGGCTTTACGTCCGAACCTGAGCCGCACCTTGGCGGGCGCCGTCTGGTCACGCCGCGCGGCAAGGTCCTCGGCGGCTCCTCCTCGATCAACGGCATGGTTTATGTACGGGGCCACGCACATGATTTCGACCATTGGGCGGAAAGCGGTGCAACCGGCTGGTCATATGCAGATGTGCTGCCCTATTTCAAACGCATGGAACATTCGCACGGCGGCGAGCCTGGATGGCGCGGCACGGATGGCCCCATGCATATACAACGCGGGCTCCGGGACAATCCATTGTTCCACGCCTTTGTCGATGCCGGCCAACAGGCGGGTTTCGAAGTCACCGAAGACTACAATGGCTCGAAGCAGGAAGGCTTCGGGGCCATGGAGCAAACCATCTACAATGGCCGCCGCTGGTCCGCGGCCAATGCCTATCTTCGCCCAGCGCTAAAACGTAAAAACGTGAAGCTGGTCAATGGATTCGCCCGGCGTGTGATCATCGAGAGTGGGCGGGCGGTTGGCGTTGAAATCACCAGGCGTCGCAGGACGGAAGTGATCCGCGCCCGGCGCGAAGTGATCGTCGCCGCCTCGTCCATCAACTCGCCCAAGCTCCTGATGCTGTCGGGTATCGGCCCCGCCGCTCATCTGAAAGAGCATGGAATCGAAGTCGTTGCCGACCGCGCGGGCGTCGGCCAGAACCTGCAGGACCATATGGAGGTCTATATCCAACAGGAAAGCCTGAAACCGATCACTCTGAATTCCAAGCTCGGGCTCTTCTCAAAGGCCATCATCGGCGCGGAGTGGCTGTTTTTCAAGACCGGCCATGGCGCGACCAACCATTTCGAATCCGCAGCTTTCGTAAGGTCGAAACCCGGCGTGGACTATCCGGACATCCAGTATCATTTCCTGCCAGCAGCTATCCGCTATGATGGCCGGGCCGCCGTGAAGGGTCATGGTTTCCAGGCGCATGTCGGTCCGATGCGGTCAAAGTCGCGCGGGAGCGTGACGCTTCGCTCATCTGATCCGTTCGAGAAACCCAAGATCGTTTTCAATTATATGTCGCATCCCGACGACTGGGTGGATTTCCGCCACGCCATACGATTGACGCGCGAGATTTTCGGACAGGCGGCACTCGATCCCTATCGCGGCAAGGAGATTTCGCCGGGTGCGCATGTGCAGTCGGATGAAGAGATCGACGATTTCCTGCGCGAACATGCGGAGAGCGCTTTCCACCCCTGCGGCACCTGCAAAATGGGTTCGGCAAACGATCCAATGGCGGTTGTCGATCCGCAGTGCCGGGTGATCGGCATCGAGGGCCTGCGCGTTGCCGACAGTTCGATCTTCCCGCGCGTTACCAATGGCAACCTCAATGGCCCTTCGATCATGGCCGGCGAAAAGGCTTCCGATCATATTCTTGGCCGGGATCCCCTGCCCCGATCCAATCAGGAACCGTGGATCAATCCGCGCTGGCAGGTGAGCGATAGATGA
- the betB gene encoding betaine-aldehyde dehydrogenase, whose amino-acid sequence MRAQPLASHFINGRFVEDKEGKPLDVIYPATGEIIARLFGATPALIEQAVQAAAAAQPAWAALKPVERGRVLRRAADILRARNAEIAELETLDTGKAIQETLVADPASAADALEFYGGIIAGFNGEMIELGGSYAYTRREALGVCVGIGAWNYPIQGAGWKSAPALAAGNAMIFKPSENTPLSALALAEIYKEAGLPDGLFNVLQGFGDVGSQLVDHPLVAKVSLTGSVPTGKRVLAQAGSHMKHATMELGGKSPLIIFDDADVENAVGGALLGNFYSTGQVCSNGTRVFVQGGIKERFLDRLTTRTKAIRLGDPLDPEIHLGPLVNASQRDKVVAYIEKGKAEGATLLFGGGVPKMQGFEGGCFVEPTIFTNVTDNMVIAREEIFGPVMAVLDFQEEDEVIARANDTEFGLSAGVFTKDLSRAHRVISQLKAGTCWINTYNLAPVEMPFGGFKQSGVGRENGLAALYHYSQIKSVYVETGNVESPY is encoded by the coding sequence ATGCGCGCACAGCCGTTAGCATCGCATTTCATCAATGGTCGCTTCGTTGAAGACAAGGAAGGCAAGCCGCTTGATGTGATCTATCCTGCAACGGGCGAGATCATCGCCAGGCTCTTTGGGGCAACACCCGCGCTGATCGAGCAGGCCGTGCAGGCTGCCGCCGCCGCGCAACCGGCCTGGGCTGCACTAAAGCCGGTGGAACGCGGCCGGGTCTTGCGCCGCGCCGCCGATATTCTGCGCGCCCGCAATGCCGAAATCGCTGAACTCGAAACACTCGATACCGGCAAGGCAATTCAGGAAACGCTGGTTGCCGATCCGGCATCCGCTGCCGACGCACTGGAATTCTACGGCGGTATCATTGCCGGGTTCAATGGCGAGATGATCGAGCTTGGCGGATCCTATGCCTATACGCGGCGCGAGGCTTTGGGCGTTTGCGTCGGCATCGGCGCGTGGAACTACCCGATCCAGGGTGCAGGCTGGAAGTCCGCACCAGCACTTGCTGCCGGCAACGCCATGATCTTCAAGCCGTCCGAAAATACGCCGCTGTCGGCGCTCGCTTTGGCTGAAATCTACAAGGAAGCGGGTCTGCCCGATGGGCTTTTCAACGTGTTGCAGGGTTTCGGCGATGTCGGCTCGCAGCTGGTCGATCATCCGCTCGTCGCCAAGGTCTCGCTGACAGGCTCGGTCCCGACAGGCAAGCGCGTGCTGGCGCAGGCGGGCTCCCATATGAAGCACGCGACCATGGAACTCGGCGGCAAATCTCCGTTGATCATTTTCGACGATGCCGACGTGGAAAATGCCGTGGGCGGCGCTCTCCTTGGCAACTTCTATTCGACAGGCCAGGTCTGCTCCAATGGCACGCGCGTTTTCGTACAGGGTGGCATCAAGGAGCGGTTCCTCGACCGCCTGACCACGCGCACCAAGGCCATCCGCCTCGGGGATCCGCTCGATCCGGAAATTCACCTAGGACCACTGGTCAACGCGTCCCAGCGCGACAAGGTCGTGGCCTATATAGAAAAGGGCAAGGCCGAAGGTGCGACGCTGCTTTTTGGTGGCGGTGTTCCAAAGATGCAGGGCTTCGAGGGCGGATGCTTCGTGGAACCGACCATCTTCACCAATGTCACCGATAATATGGTGATCGCGCGCGAGGAAATCTTCGGTCCGGTGATGGCAGTACTTGATTTTCAGGAAGAGGATGAAGTCATCGCCCGCGCCAACGACACGGAGTTTGGCTTGTCGGCCGGGGTATTTACCAAGGACTTGTCGCGCGCGCACCGCGTGATCAGCCAGCTCAAGGCCGGCACCTGCTGGATCAACACCTATAATCTCGCTCCGGTCGAAATGCCGTTCGGTGGCTTCAAACAATCCGGAGTCGGCCGCGAGAACGGCCTTGCCGCGCTTTATCACTACAGCCAGATCAAGTCGGTCTATGTCGAGACGGGCAACGTCGAGAGTCCCTATTGA
- a CDS encoding AGE family epimerase/isomerase, translated as MAAEKQKIISFVMSGGVGSRLWPLSREDFPKQFHNLSGQGSMLLRTVKRMGARVEAGRVPVYLLASERHANRISQDLAGIDLAGGRPILEPMGRNTASAVVLATEVTLREHGDELVLVVPSDHEITTDRDFWNTVEAGVEAAKAGRIVVFGIQPDRPETGFGYIEVGPLTEGTRDVVRFVEKPNEQTAKQYLESGNFLWNAGIFLFRASTMRDAFTTYAADIWDSAIAALDQADTNISGTYLPHDLYAAVPSISVDYAIMERASDIALVPAKFRWNDLGSWQSLLEVGSVDGNGNVIVGDVVAIDCEHSYLRSDGRLLSAVGLRDTAVVATADATFVAPVKESQNVRKIVEQLEKTGRLETKFTPAQDRLPQVGAYGNRVRHWLFSETLPLWSTVGVDDRHGGFHEAMSFEATPITKPKRMRTMARQIYAFAVAHEMGWDGPADALIDHGIEFLTANGRTDHGGWIRTFNPDGSVLDATEDAYDQSFVLLALAHAHKAGHSKALALGTETFVFIDEYLADARLTGFLETPDDKGLRRSNPHMHLLEAFLAWYAVTGNRDYLQRAARIVDLFRHHMFDAETWTLGEYFNNDWERAPGEQGEWTEPGHHFEWASLLVSFAAASGQKDIIRFARKLYSSAIANGLNRATGLAYGAVSRHGLPLDTNSRSWPQTEAVKAAMALDGNGGPDLKPEVEARVGRLFRWHIEPAPKGLWIDLIDETGRAKAEEVPASIFYHLVSALTQYVDYVGKKAA; from the coding sequence ATGGCGGCAGAAAAGCAAAAGATCATCAGCTTTGTCATGAGCGGCGGTGTCGGTTCAAGACTCTGGCCGCTGTCGCGCGAAGATTTTCCCAAGCAATTCCACAATCTCTCCGGGCAAGGCTCGATGCTGTTGCGAACGGTCAAGCGGATGGGCGCACGGGTCGAAGCGGGCAGAGTTCCGGTCTATCTGCTGGCTTCGGAACGGCATGCAAACCGTATCAGCCAAGACCTTGCCGGAATCGATCTTGCCGGCGGCCGGCCCATTCTCGAACCGATGGGCCGCAACACGGCGTCTGCAGTCGTGCTGGCAACGGAAGTGACACTGCGCGAACATGGCGATGAACTGGTCCTGGTCGTGCCTTCGGATCATGAGATCACCACGGATCGTGACTTCTGGAATACAGTCGAGGCAGGTGTCGAAGCGGCGAAAGCCGGGCGGATCGTCGTTTTCGGTATCCAGCCGGACCGGCCGGAAACCGGCTTTGGCTATATCGAAGTCGGCCCGCTGACGGAGGGCACCCGCGATGTCGTACGCTTCGTCGAGAAACCCAATGAGCAGACCGCCAAGCAATATCTTGAATCCGGAAATTTCCTCTGGAATGCGGGTATTTTCCTCTTCCGCGCCAGTACGATGCGCGATGCCTTCACAACATATGCCGCCGATATCTGGGACAGCGCCATTGCTGCGCTAGACCAGGCGGACACGAACATATCCGGCACATATCTGCCGCACGATCTCTATGCGGCCGTTCCGTCCATTTCGGTCGACTATGCCATCATGGAAAGGGCTTCGGATATCGCACTCGTTCCAGCGAAATTCCGCTGGAATGATCTTGGTTCCTGGCAATCGCTGCTGGAGGTTGGTTCGGTCGATGGCAACGGCAATGTGATTGTCGGCGATGTTGTGGCTATCGATTGCGAGCACAGCTATCTGCGCAGCGATGGCCGCTTGCTTTCTGCAGTGGGCTTGCGCGATACAGCCGTGGTTGCGACAGCGGACGCGACATTCGTCGCGCCGGTCAAGGAGAGCCAGAACGTCCGCAAGATCGTCGAGCAACTGGAGAAGACAGGGCGTCTCGAAACAAAATTTACGCCCGCGCAGGATCGCCTGCCCCAGGTCGGCGCTTATGGCAACAGGGTGCGGCATTGGCTGTTCAGCGAGACCCTTCCTCTCTGGTCGACGGTAGGGGTAGATGACCGCCATGGCGGCTTCCACGAAGCAATGTCATTTGAAGCGACACCCATCACGAAACCAAAACGCATGCGCACGATGGCGCGGCAGATCTACGCGTTTGCCGTAGCACACGAAATGGGCTGGGACGGACCAGCCGATGCGCTGATAGATCATGGCATAGAATTCCTCACAGCCAATGGGCGCACGGATCACGGCGGCTGGATCAGGACATTCAATCCGGACGGCAGCGTTCTTGATGCTACCGAAGATGCTTACGACCAGTCTTTCGTACTTCTGGCGCTCGCTCATGCGCACAAGGCCGGGCACAGCAAAGCCTTGGCGCTTGGCACGGAGACGTTTGTGTTCATCGATGAGTACCTTGCGGACGCACGTCTGACAGGATTTCTGGAAACTCCGGATGACAAGGGATTGCGAAGGTCCAATCCGCATATGCATCTGCTGGAAGCATTTTTAGCCTGGTATGCCGTTACGGGCAATCGCGATTACCTGCAGCGGGCGGCGCGCATCGTCGATCTCTTCCGGCATCACATGTTCGATGCGGAAACCTGGACGCTGGGTGAGTATTTCAACAATGACTGGGAGCGTGCGCCGGGAGAGCAGGGCGAATGGACGGAGCCTGGCCACCATTTCGAATGGGCGTCGCTTCTCGTCAGTTTTGCGGCGGCATCGGGTCAGAAAGATATCATTCGCTTTGCCCGCAAGCTGTATTCGTCGGCCATCGCCAACGGCCTGAATCGGGCAACGGGTCTTGCTTACGGCGCCGTTTCGCGCCACGGCCTGCCGCTCGACACGAATTCGCGCAGTTGGCCGCAGACAGAAGCAGTCAAAGCAGCGATGGCGCTTGACGGCAATGGCGGTCCGGATCTGAAACCGGAAGTGGAGGCGCGGGTCGGACGTCTCTTCCGCTGGCACATCGAGCCTGCGCCAAAAGGCTTGTGGATCGACCTCATCGACGAAACCGGCCGAGCCAAGGCCGAAGAGGTTCCGGCTTCGATCTTTTATCACCTTGTCAGCGCGCTGACGCAGTATGTGGACTACGTCGGGAAGAAGGCAGCCTAA
- a CDS encoding ABC transporter ATP-binding protein — protein MTESARVLPVLEVKNLAKRFGDRGAAGLKNVTFAIARGETLAIVGASGSGKTTLARLIMRLADPDTGSIQLHGRDITRLHGEALRRMRPQFQMVFQDALAAFNPRASLRRILEYPLRIHGLAEPKDFDTSIDAVLERVGLGTGFKQRLPLELSGGQRQRVAIARAILTKPALIVLDEPVSALDVSVRAQILNLLLDLQDETGVAYLFISHDLAVVRAFADRMIVMDEGRIVEDGTTEGVLAAPQAEATRVLIDAVPLLIR, from the coding sequence ATGACGGAAAGCGCGCGTGTATTGCCGGTGTTGGAGGTCAAAAATCTTGCCAAGCGCTTTGGCGATCGCGGCGCGGCTGGACTGAAGAACGTCACTTTCGCGATCGCGCGTGGTGAAACGCTGGCCATTGTCGGCGCTTCCGGGTCTGGCAAGACGACGCTGGCGCGGCTGATCATGCGGCTTGCAGACCCGGATACGGGTTCGATCCAGCTGCATGGCCGGGATATCACACGGTTGCATGGCGAGGCCCTGCGGCGCATGCGTCCTCAATTCCAGATGGTGTTTCAGGATGCGCTGGCTGCGTTCAATCCGCGCGCCAGTCTCCGCCGCATTCTGGAATATCCTTTGCGAATCCATGGACTTGCCGAACCAAAGGATTTTGATACATCCATTGATGCGGTTCTCGAACGCGTTGGGCTTGGCACCGGGTTCAAACAACGCTTGCCGCTCGAACTTTCCGGTGGCCAGCGTCAGCGGGTCGCTATCGCCCGGGCTATCCTGACCAAGCCTGCTCTCATCGTACTCGACGAACCTGTATCGGCGCTCGACGTTTCAGTGCGGGCGCAAATCCTCAACCTTCTGCTTGATCTGCAGGACGAGACTGGTGTCGCCTATCTCTTCATTTCGCACGATCTTGCCGTCGTGCGGGCGTTCGCCGACCGTATGATCGTGATGGATGAAGGGCGTATCGTCGAGGACGGCACCACGGAAGGGGTGCTTGCCGCGCCACAAGCAGAAGCGACGCGGGTTTTGATCGACGCCGTGCCCCTATTGATCAGATAA